The following proteins come from a genomic window of Paucimonas lemoignei:
- the gabT_1 gene encoding class III aminotransferase, whose product MSRENISQSISHVHPLTLSHGKNAEVWDMDNKRYIDFVGGIGVLNLGHCNAQVVAAIQDQATRLTHYCFNAVPHAPYTRFMDQLETFIPVSYPLSGMLTNSGAEAAENALKIVRGATGKTAIIAFDGGFHGRTLATLNLNGKVAPYKQKVGVLPGPVFHIPFPSQDNGVTTEQALKAMDRLFSVEIDVNDVACFILEAVQGEGGFLAMEPAFARALRAFCDEKGILIIADEIQSGFGRTGQRFAFTRLGIEPDLILLGKSIAGGIPLGAVVGRRALMDTLPKGGLGGTYSGNPIACAAGIASLAQMTDEHLSSWGEMQENMIVSRYQAWQANKLSPCLGRLTGVGAMRGIELITADGAPGTQQLAQLLEAARAAGLLLMPSGKARHIIRLLAPLTIEPEVLREGLDIFERCLAELK is encoded by the coding sequence ATGAGCCGCGAAAACATCAGCCAGTCCATTTCTCATGTGCATCCCCTGACCTTGTCCCACGGCAAAAACGCCGAAGTGTGGGATATGGACAACAAGCGCTATATCGATTTTGTCGGCGGTATTGGGGTGTTGAACCTGGGCCACTGCAATGCGCAGGTCGTTGCCGCCATCCAGGATCAGGCAACCAGACTGACCCACTATTGCTTCAACGCTGTGCCCCACGCGCCGTATACCCGTTTCATGGATCAGTTGGAAACGTTTATCCCGGTGTCCTACCCGCTCAGCGGCATGCTCACCAACAGCGGCGCGGAAGCGGCGGAAAATGCGTTGAAGATCGTGCGTGGCGCCACCGGCAAGACGGCGATCATTGCCTTCGATGGCGGCTTCCACGGCCGCACCCTGGCGACCCTCAACCTCAACGGCAAGGTCGCGCCCTACAAGCAAAAGGTCGGTGTCTTGCCCGGCCCGGTGTTTCACATCCCCTTCCCCAGCCAGGACAACGGCGTGACCACCGAGCAGGCGCTCAAGGCCATGGACCGTCTGTTCAGCGTTGAAATCGATGTGAATGACGTGGCCTGCTTCATCCTCGAAGCCGTTCAGGGCGAAGGTGGTTTTCTGGCGATGGAGCCAGCGTTTGCCCGGGCATTGCGGGCGTTCTGCGATGAAAAAGGCATCCTGATCATCGCCGATGAAATCCAGTCCGGCTTCGGCCGCACGGGTCAGCGTTTTGCATTCACCCGGCTCGGCATTGAGCCCGACCTGATCCTGCTGGGTAAAAGCATCGCGGGTGGTATTCCGCTGGGTGCGGTTGTGGGGCGCCGGGCGCTGATGGATACCTTGCCCAAAGGCGGCCTGGGCGGGACCTATTCCGGCAACCCGATTGCTTGCGCGGCGGGCATTGCCAGCCTGGCGCAGATGACCGACGAGCATCTGTCGTCCTGGGGGGAAATGCAGGAAAACATGATCGTCAGCCGCTATCAGGCCTGGCAGGCGAACAAGCTGTCGCCCTGCCTCGGCCGCTTGACGGGCGTCGGCGCCATGCGCGGCATCGAACTGATCACCGCTGACGGCGCGCCCGGCACGCAGCAACTGGCCCAACTGCTGGAAGCCGCACGGGCTGCGGGCTTGCTGTTGATGCCCAGCGGCAAGGCCCGACACATCATTCGGCTACTGGCGCCGCTGACTATCGAGCCTGAAGTGTTGCGGGAAGGGCTGGATATTTTTGAGCGGTGCCTGGCTGAGCTTAAGTAA
- the fdm gene encoding zinc-containing alcohol dehydrogenase superfamily protein encodes MRALTYHGAHDVRVDTVPDPVIEEADDIILKVTATAICGSDLHLYRGKIPATESGDIFGHEFMGIVEEVGSQVTAVQPGDRVVIPFVIACGSCFFCQLDQFAACETTNTGRGAILNKKSIPPGAALFGFSHLYGGIPGGQAEYVRVPKGNTGPFKVPGALADEKVLFLSDILPTAWQAVLNSGVGKGSSLAIYGAGPVGLLSAACARMWGVEKIFMVDHHPYRLAYAQSTYGVIPINFDDDDDPADTIIHQTPGLRGVDGVIDAVGFEAKGSTTETILATLKLEGSSGKALRQCIAAVRRGGVVSVPGVYAGFIHGFLFGDAFDKGLTFKMGQTHVQRYLPELLEHIESGALNPEAIITHRMSLEEAVEGYRIFDKKEEDCRKVILVPGFDSRVSE; translated from the coding sequence ATGCGCGCACTTACTTATCACGGGGCTCACGATGTTCGCGTCGATACAGTGCCGGACCCGGTCATCGAAGAGGCCGATGACATCATCTTGAAAGTCACCGCCACCGCGATTTGCGGCTCTGACCTGCATTTGTATCGCGGCAAGATCCCGGCAACCGAGTCGGGCGATATCTTCGGTCACGAATTCATGGGCATCGTTGAAGAAGTTGGCTCACAGGTCACGGCGGTGCAGCCGGGTGACCGGGTTGTCATCCCGTTTGTGATCGCCTGCGGCAGCTGCTTTTTCTGCCAGCTGGACCAGTTCGCAGCGTGCGAAACCACCAATACCGGGCGCGGCGCGATTCTGAACAAGAAGTCGATACCACCGGGTGCTGCGCTGTTTGGTTTTAGCCATCTATATGGCGGTATTCCGGGCGGGCAGGCTGAGTACGTGCGCGTACCTAAGGGCAACACCGGGCCGTTCAAGGTGCCGGGAGCCCTGGCGGACGAGAAGGTGCTGTTCCTTTCCGACATTCTGCCAACGGCCTGGCAAGCGGTGCTCAATAGCGGTGTCGGTAAAGGCTCGAGCCTGGCGATTTACGGCGCCGGGCCAGTGGGTTTGCTCAGCGCGGCCTGCGCGCGGATGTGGGGCGTAGAAAAGATTTTCATGGTCGACCACCATCCGTATCGCCTGGCCTATGCGCAGAGCACTTATGGCGTGATCCCGATCAATTTCGATGACGACGATGATCCGGCAGACACCATCATCCACCAGACGCCGGGCCTGCGCGGAGTCGACGGTGTGATTGACGCAGTAGGTTTCGAAGCCAAGGGCAGCACCACGGAAACCATCCTTGCCACCCTGAAGCTTGAAGGCAGCAGCGGCAAGGCGTTACGCCAATGCATCGCGGCCGTGCGGCGTGGCGGTGTGGTCAGCGTGCCGGGTGTTTATGCGGGGTTTATCCACGGCTTCCTGTTTGGCGATGCGTTCGACAAAGGCCTGACCTTCAAAATGGGCCAGACCCATGTGCAACGCTACTTGCCTGAGTTGCTTGAGCACATTGAAAGCGGCGCACTCAATCCGGAAGCCATCATCACCCACCGCATGTCTCTGGAAGAGGCGGTTGAGGGTTACCGGATCTTCGACAAGAAAGAAGAGGACTGCCGCAAGGTGATTCTGGTGCCGGGGTTTGATAGCCGGGTTAGTGAATAA
- a CDS encoding biotin carboxylase, which produces MRGSRTSNAKAAVVLLPTHKKLATHEVVVHQKLGEKIAGLLGTEFAGLYDSALHTAPNLYYIPSDTLIGKQDHSDLNIQSVDDLFGGLIAEPFMATKAISHPLLKDATAQPPGWSRQFHDDAADAVLGGFTVFNEADALKAGRLILADGPARIKPVLATAGRGQIVARNDSELVAAIAQQNMEEVATWGLVLEEDLSDVITLSVGQVQVAGIVASYHGTQCLTEDNSGETVYGGSTLWIVRGGYEKLLELDLDEHVRRAVTQAMHYEKAALACFPDFIASRRNYDIAQGTNARGERCSGVLEQSWRIGGASPAEVEALLAFAADPDLQRICASTHEIYGETRIPADASVLYEGDDPDVGLISKFTKVQPYEC; this is translated from the coding sequence ATGCGCGGATCAAGAACGAGCAATGCAAAAGCTGCTGTAGTCCTCTTGCCCACCCATAAAAAACTCGCAACACATGAAGTGGTTGTTCATCAAAAACTGGGCGAAAAGATCGCTGGCTTGCTGGGCACCGAGTTCGCCGGTCTCTATGACAGCGCCCTGCATACGGCGCCTAATCTGTATTACATCCCGTCTGACACCTTGATCGGCAAACAAGACCACAGCGACCTGAATATTCAGTCGGTTGACGACCTGTTTGGCGGCCTGATCGCCGAGCCGTTCATGGCGACCAAGGCCATTTCCCACCCGCTGCTCAAAGACGCGACCGCTCAGCCGCCCGGCTGGTCACGGCAGTTTCACGACGATGCCGCTGACGCCGTGCTGGGCGGATTCACCGTGTTCAATGAAGCGGACGCCCTCAAGGCGGGCCGCTTGATACTGGCTGACGGCCCGGCTCGGATTAAACCGGTGCTGGCCACGGCCGGGCGCGGGCAGATCGTAGCGCGCAACGACAGCGAGCTGGTCGCCGCCATTGCTCAGCAGAACATGGAAGAAGTCGCCACCTGGGGGTTGGTGCTCGAAGAAGATCTGAGCGATGTGATCACCTTGAGCGTCGGCCAGGTTCAGGTCGCGGGTATCGTCGCCAGTTACCACGGCACCCAGTGCCTGACCGAAGACAACAGCGGCGAGACGGTCTACGGCGGCTCGACCCTGTGGATCGTACGCGGTGGTTACGAAAAACTGCTCGAACTGGACCTGGATGAGCACGTGCGACGCGCAGTGACGCAGGCCATGCACTACGAAAAAGCCGCGCTGGCGTGCTTCCCGGACTTCATCGCCTCCCGGCGTAATTACGACATCGCCCAGGGCACCAACGCCAGAGGCGAACGTTGCTCCGGGGTACTGGAGCAATCCTGGCGAATCGGCGGAGCCAGCCCCGCCGAAGTCGAAGCGTTGCTGGCCTTCGCAGCGGATCCAGACTTGCAACGGATCTGTGCGTCGACCCACGAAATCTATGGCGAAACCAGGATCCCCGCCGACGCCAGCGTGCTGTACGAAGGCGACGACCCGGACGTGGGTTTGATCAGCAAATTTACCAAGGTGCAGCCTTATGAGTGTTAG
- the garD gene encoding D-galactarate dehydratase, with protein sequence MNLIQHADSPRYIRLHELDNVVVVVNDQGVPAGTEFDNGLVTIDNVPQSHKVNTVDIAEGEPIIRYGHTIGYALQPIPKGSWVREDQLRMPSAPALDSLPMSDAVPERGAPIEGYTFEGYRNADGTVGTRNILGITTTVQCVTGVLDHAVKRIRDELLPKYPNVDDVVALTHSYGCGVAITATDAYIPIRTVRNLARNPNLGGEALVIGLGCEKLQAGQVMHEDDSSVDLSDPWLYKLQDSSHGFNEMIEQIMELAEVRLKKLDLRRRETVPASELILGMQCGGSDAFSGITANPALGYASDLLLRAGATVMFSEVTEVRDAIYLLTSRAESLEVAGELVREMDWYDRYLAKGEADRSANTTPGNKKGGLSNIVEKSLGSIVKSGSSAINGVLGPGERFKRKGLIFCATPASDFVCGTLQLAAGMNLHVFTTGRGTPYGLAMAPVVKVSTRTELAQRWPDLIDIDAGRIATGRATIEDLGWELFHFYLDVASGKKKTWTEHYRLHNDITLFNPAPIT encoded by the coding sequence GTTACATCCGGCTCCATGAGCTGGATAACGTGGTAGTAGTGGTCAACGACCAGGGTGTGCCAGCGGGCACCGAGTTCGACAACGGCCTGGTGACCATCGACAACGTACCCCAGAGCCACAAGGTCAATACGGTCGATATCGCCGAAGGCGAGCCGATCATCCGTTACGGGCACACCATCGGTTATGCCTTGCAGCCGATTCCGAAGGGCAGTTGGGTCAGGGAAGATCAATTGCGCATGCCGTCGGCCCCGGCGCTGGACAGCCTGCCGATGTCCGATGCCGTGCCGGAACGCGGTGCGCCTATCGAGGGTTATACCTTCGAGGGTTATCGCAACGCCGACGGCACGGTCGGCACGCGTAACATCCTGGGGATTACTACCACTGTGCAATGCGTGACCGGCGTGTTGGATCACGCTGTCAAGCGCATTCGCGATGAGCTGCTACCCAAGTACCCGAACGTCGATGACGTGGTGGCGCTGACCCACAGCTATGGCTGCGGTGTAGCGATTACCGCGACTGACGCTTATATCCCGATTCGAACGGTGCGCAATCTGGCTCGCAACCCGAACCTGGGTGGCGAAGCCCTGGTGATTGGTCTGGGCTGCGAGAAATTGCAGGCCGGGCAAGTCATGCATGAAGACGACAGCTCTGTGGATCTCAGCGATCCATGGCTCTACAAGCTTCAGGACTCCAGCCATGGTTTCAATGAAATGATCGAACAGATCATGGAACTGGCTGAAGTGCGCTTGAAAAAACTCGATCTGCGCCGCCGCGAAACGGTTCCGGCGTCCGAGTTGATTCTGGGCATGCAATGCGGCGGCAGTGATGCGTTTTCCGGCATCACCGCCAACCCGGCATTGGGCTATGCCTCTGACTTGCTGTTGCGTGCCGGTGCGACGGTGATGTTTTCCGAAGTGACCGAAGTGCGCGACGCCATTTACTTGCTGACGTCCCGGGCCGAGTCCCTGGAAGTGGCGGGCGAACTGGTGCGGGAAATGGACTGGTACGACCGTTACCTGGCCAAGGGCGAGGCGGATCGCAGCGCCAACACCACGCCGGGCAACAAGAAGGGCGGGCTGTCGAACATTGTCGAGAAATCCCTGGGGTCGATCGTCAAGTCCGGCAGCAGCGCGATCAACGGGGTGCTTGGCCCTGGCGAGCGTTTCAAGCGCAAAGGCCTGATCTTCTGCGCCACCCCGGCCAGCGATTTTGTCTGCGGGACGTTGCAATTGGCCGCCGGTATGAACCTGCATGTGTTCACCACAGGTCGCGGCACGCCGTATGGCCTGGCGATGGCGCCGGTGGTCAAAGTGTCGACCCGTACTGAACTGGCGCAACGCTGGCCGGATCTGATCGACATCGACGCAGGCCGTATCGCAACCGGTCGTGCCACCATCGAGGACCTGGGTTGGGAGCTGTTCCACTTCTATCTGGACGTGGCCAGCGGCAAGAAGAAAACCTGGACCGAGCATTACCGGCTGCACAACGACATCACCTTGTTCAACCCGGCGCCGATTACCTGA
- the puuB_5 gene encoding FAD dependent oxidoreductase — MDQLREKCLWEQSTTRQIQPVQLGGAIKVDVCVIGGGITGLSAALHLLEAGKSVAVLEASRIGTGGSGRNVGLVNAGSWIAPDDAANILGPGVGERFNTVMGLAPALVFDLIEKYGIDCQARHEGTLHMAHNVNGAKDIESRHDQWKRRGADVELLTGAKCRDYCGTDKIPTALLDRRAGTINPMAYTVGLGETVIRLGGQIFQQSPVQDVTREGSGWRVKTAAGEVSADKVVVSTGAYTEGEWAGIKQNFFKGYYYNVASEPLTSSAADEVLKYGQGSWDTRMVLSSIRRDDEGRLILGSMGKMNNKPDWFIRSWADRIQSHYFPQLGKVQWQMHWTGCIDFTPDHMVKLFEPAPGLVAANGYNGRGNTTGTVMGKAFADFLVKDDPGVLPIPFAPAPELKSAGVRALAYETGFNLYHAGQCLRVIL; from the coding sequence ATGGATCAGTTGCGTGAAAAGTGTCTGTGGGAACAGTCCACGACTCGTCAGATTCAACCTGTTCAACTGGGCGGAGCCATCAAGGTCGATGTGTGCGTGATTGGCGGCGGCATTACCGGGCTGTCTGCGGCGCTGCATTTGCTGGAGGCGGGCAAGTCCGTGGCGGTGCTGGAAGCGTCGCGTATCGGCACCGGAGGTTCGGGGCGTAACGTCGGGCTGGTCAACGCCGGTAGCTGGATTGCCCCTGATGACGCAGCGAACATTCTCGGGCCGGGCGTGGGGGAGCGCTTCAATACCGTGATGGGCCTGGCGCCTGCACTGGTCTTTGACCTCATCGAAAAGTACGGCATTGATTGCCAGGCGCGCCATGAAGGCACGCTGCACATGGCGCATAACGTCAACGGCGCCAAAGACATCGAATCCCGCCACGATCAATGGAAGCGTCGCGGTGCCGATGTCGAGCTGCTGACCGGCGCCAAGTGCCGCGACTATTGCGGCACGGACAAAATCCCCACCGCCTTGCTGGACCGCCGCGCAGGCACCATCAACCCCATGGCCTATACCGTGGGCCTTGGCGAAACCGTGATCAGGCTCGGCGGGCAGATTTTCCAGCAGTCGCCCGTGCAGGACGTGACCCGCGAAGGCTCAGGCTGGCGTGTCAAAACCGCTGCTGGCGAAGTCAGCGCGGACAAAGTCGTGGTGTCGACCGGCGCGTACACCGAGGGCGAATGGGCGGGCATCAAGCAGAATTTCTTCAAGGGTTATTACTACAACGTTGCCTCCGAGCCGCTGACCTCCAGCGCCGCCGATGAAGTGCTCAAGTACGGGCAGGGCTCATGGGACACGCGTATGGTGCTGAGCAGCATCCGCCGCGACGACGAAGGTCGGCTGATCCTGGGCAGCATGGGCAAGATGAACAACAAGCCGGACTGGTTCATCCGCAGCTGGGCTGACCGTATCCAGAGCCATTACTTCCCGCAGCTGGGCAAGGTCCAGTGGCAAATGCACTGGACCGGCTGCATCGATTTCACCCCGGATCACATGGTCAAGCTGTTCGAGCCTGCGCCGGGGTTGGTGGCTGCCAACGGCTATAACGGCCGCGGCAACACCACGGGCACGGTCATGGGCAAAGCCTTCGCTGATTTCCTGGTGAAAGATGACCCCGGCGTGCTGCCCATCCCCTTCGCCCCGGCTCCTGAATTGAAAAGCGCTGGAGTGCGGGCACTGGCTTATGAAACGGGGTTCAACCTGTATCATGCCGGGCAGTGCCTGCGGGTGATTCTGTAG
- a CDS encoding prolyl oligopeptidase, with protein sequence MSVSSESIEIAVDGQSISGTILTPGAKIPGILFVHGWGGSQQRDLARAKNITGLGCVCLTFDLRGHERTHEMRAKVSREQSLADLLAAYDRLVSHPAVDSDAIAVIGSSYGGYLATILSSMRPVKWLALRVPALYWDADWEMPKQELDRDKLAHYRRSAVTAADNRALAACKEFHGDVLLIESEQDDYVPHATLMSYRSAFEQAHSLTYRLVDGADHALSSDLSQSLYSSMLTNWISEMVIGARLVDYPHHSAKYS encoded by the coding sequence ATGAGTGTTAGCAGTGAAAGCATCGAGATCGCCGTTGACGGGCAATCGATTTCCGGCACCATCCTCACGCCGGGGGCGAAGATCCCCGGGATTCTGTTCGTGCATGGCTGGGGCGGTAGCCAGCAGCGCGACCTGGCCCGGGCGAAAAACATTACTGGCCTTGGCTGCGTGTGCCTGACCTTCGACCTGCGCGGCCACGAGCGCACCCACGAGATGCGCGCCAAGGTGTCCCGCGAGCAAAGCCTGGCCGACCTGCTGGCCGCTTACGATCGGCTGGTCAGCCACCCCGCCGTGGACAGCGACGCGATTGCCGTCATCGGCAGCAGTTATGGGGGTTATCTGGCCACCATTCTGAGCTCAATGCGCCCGGTCAAATGGCTGGCGTTACGGGTGCCTGCCTTGTATTGGGATGCAGACTGGGAAATGCCCAAGCAGGAACTGGATCGCGACAAGCTGGCGCATTACCGGCGTTCGGCCGTGACCGCCGCCGACAACCGGGCGCTGGCCGCCTGCAAGGAATTCCATGGCGATGTGTTGCTGATCGAGTCCGAGCAGGACGACTATGTCCCCCATGCCACGCTCATGAGCTACCGCAGTGCCTTCGAACAGGCCCACTCACTGACTTATCGCCTGGTGGACGGCGCTGACCATGCACTGAGCAGCGACCTGAGCCAGAGCCTGTACAGTTCGATGCTGACCAACTGGATCAGCGAAATGGTCATCGGCGCCCGCCTTGTGGACTACCCGCATCATTCGGCGAAGTATTCTTGA